The Tribolium castaneum strain GA2 chromosome 3, icTriCast1.1, whole genome shotgun sequence sequence AGTTTCTCTCACAAATTGAGCCAAAGCATCGCATAACTGTTTCGAGTTCATTTCAATCGCCATTTTATCgcttttaatttcagtaaCTAACCAGTAGTTAAACAGTTTGATGGCAAATTCGGACTGGAagaaaaactgttatttttatCATCCAGTGAGGAAAAAACAAACTTCTGAAAGGTAACACTCGAATGAGGGCTTGGAGCGAACTTCCTCAGGCTTTAAATTATCACTATTAGACGCAGTTTTAGTTTCGATTTTATCACGGTTAATTTCCTTCGATTTGCTAGGTGGCTCCTTCACATGATTTTTAATGCTTGCATCTGAAACATGAAAATGGCAAAGCTGATCTAAAGTCCTCTATCCATAAATATATACCACTTTGTTTCCTTCCGGCACGATTTTTAAGTTCTTGAAGCCTTTTCTTTACACTAGTTAGTTCatctaaattattgtttaaattcaAGGTTTCTGCAAATcgaaataaacataaaacattAACGATAAAACGATGTTTTTGGGTAAGAGTTTGTTCCTGGATTTCAAGAAAATAGGATACAAAGAATATAACAATAGATAAACAGAATGTGTCTGTGAATGACTTGATGTCTTCATACCAAAAAATCTATTCTTACATTCATCATAAACTGCTACATTGATTGCTTAAGACAATTTCATTAACAAACAATAGCCTTATTAACATCATTTTAAGCGatccaattttaatttttcggtttattttcaacgatattttttgaaataattattagtttAACAAGCTTAAACCcttaaaaaggtaaaaaatatatcattaCTTTCCAGATTTTCGACATAGCTTGGTAATCAGTATTTGATGCGATTTTAGTGAAATCTCGAGAAAGGAGGAAGTAGAAGTCGTGTATGGCTCATTAAAGTACAGtgtactttaataatttttttgtaattagccgccattttgatgcttCAATGGGCATATTAAAGTAGGCAACGTCATCAAGTGGGATGTCATAGTAGCATTATTGGaggaacattttacgaaaatttttaggttggtagGAAACAAATTCGCGAAcgtatttttgtcaatttcacaaatttcaagAGGCGTTCTTGTAAgattaactattttataataccgatttccatttttgaccaaatttagataaaataagaaatttaaatcaatttatcactttcaaaattgaaacattacCAATCGTCACAAAATCCCTAAATCCCTtaaagtaacaatttttgtttaaaaacggcaaaaaggagacaaattacaaaaaatagtataaaaaactCGTTTCATAAGACCTTAAAGCACTCGTTCTTTCTAAGAACTCGTGCCTAATGCCTCGTTTTTAATACTTGAATTCGTGCTTTAAGAATggtcttataaaacttgttttttaatatagtatAGGGACATTTAGTTTTCAAGAGTTTCATCGAAAATGCGTGGAATACACATACAATCGATTTAATCATCATTTcgtcttatttattatttattaccgtCACCAactgacataaaattcactagacattttttttaattaaaataagaaaaaagtataaaaatagCATAACATACtcaatttataaaagttttggtgCACTCACACCCCTTATAAAACTTGTtcttaatatactattttgaactaatttattaatttttcactaaatttCGCAAAAGTAACAGATTTTTTGTCTTGCAAACGTGCTGTATTTTTAATCCGTTTTCCTAATTTACCAAGTGAGTCTTGTCCTGGTTTGGTAAAATCTCACTCAATAACTGAATTCAAAAACGGACATGCTTAAACGCTCAAAAAAGCAAGAACAACACCATTTTAGACCCACTCTTTACAAAAGTTTGAATATAATTATTGTATTTCTACTTCTTACTTGTTGTTAATAGTAGTGTTACTTATGACCatattttgtgacttttgGGTCCAGTTTAGCAAAATCTCTCGATGAATGTGAGGAAATTCCGAACACCCAGTTAGTGACTTTATAGcttagttttgacaaaatttctcgaaaaaattgttcaataaaaataatgttaatgaTAAACCAATTGAGAAAATGTACTTATATGTTTTTGATATTCCGCGAAATATTGGCTGttaactgttaaaaaaaaacatctctTCTGACAAAATTGGATGATTGTGGCtgattttgccatttttttgaagtaaCTTCATTGCGTTTTGGCCTGAAAAATTTACtcaatgttatttttgccATAATTTATCTTGAGGCttagataaaaataacacagtCTCCCACATCACTAAATAATTTATCGATTGATTTTGCCACAATTCCTCGATAAAGTTGCgtttctagaaaaaaaaacataggcAAAAGCTCAAACAAAAACTTTCctaataactaattaataattttcaattttcaaaaacaatatttatgtcaaaaactatggcAAATATGTCCTTAAACCGAATAACCGAATAAGTCAAAAATCGTggttaatgtttatttatgtttgacgaaatttcgcgaaataattgcgtttctggtTGACAAATTCTTAAATGATGAAATAatggtaaaaaatataatttttcggCTAATATTACacaatattttgagaaatatttGCGTTTCTTGGTAAAAAGCATGCTAAAATGTAAAGCATGTGTTACACATGTGATGAAATTTATCGAAAAAGACATCGATTTTTGTCCTATAGTTAAAATGTTTCAGTTGATTCGATTAGATTTAAGAAGaggaaaaattgtaatttctaCTTTATACAATTTAACTCATAGTTTAATTGACGGTCCGTATTTATTAAGTCAATTAAATATTCTTGTAACAAGTGATGCCACAcgaaaaaaacgtttttttgaaattactaATGTCAGAACAAATAAAGGCAGAAAAGCACCTATGTACATAatgtgtaattattttaatttaattgccgAAGTGtgtgacaaaaactgcgataacaataaatttattattaggtGTTTtgaaatagtatattattaaacgagttttataagacgtttcacgaatggttttggagcacgacggagtagtgctccaatagaatgagtaccataattaagtcttataaaacgagtgtattatactatttttatactttctatttttgttgtttgttttgttaagtttaacttatcaaaatctgttcaaactatttcctcttaattttgttaattattcgggttttatcaataaacaacTTGACGCTGCCGACAGCtcacacactaaattacagtgatgagTTGATGACCAATGAGTAATGACACCCagcccagcactgccaatacaactcctaaaaatttactaaaagaagTTGCATAAAAGTGTACTTTGTGAAACTACTCGGCACACTTCTTATGGGAATTTAAGGACCACTCAAATTGAGTAATTTCTATATCAAATAATGCGtcttaaaaaagaagaaaaattatttttattttttacactagttttttagtttttgtataATATACATTTTGTCTGTAATTGGATGTATGTCTGTTGGCCAATAAAtggtattattatcattattattactaatgccaagtttagtcaaaaaattccTGTTTGTTgttggtgttgcaatttttatgacactATGATAGTTCATTACGTTTCAGGCTAAAACACTTCCTTTAAACATTAACATAAAGCATTCCAAAactaatatggtgttttgcaaaaaatgttgagAAAAATTTGAACCTTTATTATTACACTGAAACTTTACTactgacattatttttgatgaaatgcAAAAGTCATTCTTGGCCAAATTTAGAGATTCTTCGCggtttattttgcaaattgcaTTTCTAGCTAAAAAGGCTAAAACGCtctaaaaagacaaaaattataatattctATCTAAATTGATTTTTCGACCTGAGTCCAGTTCcaccaaaattatttacaacttTGCACTCTGCGCTGTGCACTTTGTATAAATTGCAAACTCTTTTGCAATCGTTTTAATCGACtgcaaattttataaaacaaagtatttttgcAAAGTCTATTTTACAAAGTGTGTAACACAATACTGTAGTTGGTGGAACGTAAAAGTGTTTGGCAAAGGGCTTACCGCAAAGTTGCAAAGTCGTTGGTGGAATAGGgccttggtttaaaaaaaatcgcgttTATTTGAAACACTGAGCTTATGACCTACGTTACGACCTAGTTTTTACAAATATAAATTGGGCAATTGAaagagaaataaatatttgttcaaATACAGACAAAACATCGTTTAGTGGTTCTGATTATACTTACTTTGCAAATAATGGAGCACAATTTGGTTACTTGTTGTACATTTGAATTCAACCAAACATTGTAAAGTGCAAAAGTTGGCAATACTAAAGTCTGCCATaggaaaactaaatttttgaatcGTACCTACGTGGCATTGGTCACAGCTACCACTGAAATTTATTAATCGAATAAAATCgattaaaaaccaaattttctcaacttacaaaactaaattttgaccaaaatctAAACACCCCAAGCTACAATAAACCCCAAATTTACCATTCCCTTTGTATACCCTTATAATGTCAAACATCTTTTTGAACAGTGAACAACAGTCACAAGGGACTTGGGATTTCTGCTGGTCTATAAACAACTTGCTACAAACATTTgaacaaaataattgaaatccTGGATAAACGAAAATCGTAAGTTTCTTCATACACTTGAGAGGAAGATATTTGCCACAATAACCACAAGGCCTTGCATCAGTCCCAAATTGGCGACAAAAATACGTCAAACACAGTTGGTCACAAAAGTAGCTCATTTCAAAATCCGAAGATTCAAATTTGATACAAGAATCAGACAGTTTGGCACAAatcttgcatttttgaatGCGGTTGTTCTTCGTAAGGGCCACATATCTGTCCTGGCATTGCTGACTGCAGAAAAAATCACCACTCGCTGCATCGTAATCCGTTTTTCGGGGGCAATTCTGCAGGCAATAAGCACATTTTCGGAACGTTTTCTGAAACTTGTTCAAACAAACGGGGCCACAGAATTGTCGTAGATCCTCGCCAAATGACACACAATATGTCCCAAGAGCTTCAAAAGTTACTATTGTGCCACATGCGAAGCAAAACGCGCCAAATTGGCATTGAAACTCAACTGAAAAAActcaaagtaaaaattaagataattaAAACGTGGTCAAGTGTTCAATTGAATCAGGGCCGCACcaataaagaataataattagtaaaaagaaaaaaaataatgcatttcatttaaaaaatatttattgttgctTTCTctcaaatttatttctaatgcgtgtttttaatttttttaagaagttTAGTAACAGATTGCCTGACTAAAAATTATCCGCGCTTgtaaaatgaaaaactaaaatcattcgacaatttttccttttatctttaaaatttcgcgttttcaacaaaaaagtttccaaaaagtataactcaaaaataagTTGCATTAGAGcgcaaaaattagtaaaaataacacaatttttaactcagtttgttgatattttggaaaattcttgacaatttttttctgagtaaTGGCGTTTTAGGATGAAAAACGACCTACTACCTAAAACATAATCTGCTAAAACATCATTTTCGATCCAGTCAAGccggtttttaaaatttcgcaAACCTGCAGTTTTATCTCAATAATGCATATGCATACCCGGTGGGCAACCTTATCGCACACctaagaaaatcacgatttctaattaaataaaagaatattGCATTTTACATGCCTGACTGTACGTTCGAAAGGTATCTcccctaattttttggtaatttttcacttgcagataaaaataataatcaaaaaaagtaattttcgaccaaaaagttaaattatacATTTTATACTAAACCACGCGTATTCAcctcagataattgtttacgaaattagggaagaaaaataccaatcatattttgaattaaacgcacttttacattttaactttaaaaattatttttatttataagttgCTACTTGTGGCGTCGTAAATATACATGACAATGTAAACTGTAATCGGGGtaagattgtaaaagatttcgttGGGATATTTCAATGCAGGCATCAGTTTAATTGCAAAACTGTAAATAAGGGGCTTCAAAAAGGTCGGCTACTGGTAACTGATCCCTTTGTTGGCAAATTATaccatcttctaataaatcaaGCGTCTGGTTtgcgtctaaataaaaaacaccgattatttcaccaaccaagtaaaaatttataattcagaCACCAGCGTTCGATGGGCTAGCAGGTAAGGATtcatttggtctaaaaactttgtagttaaattaacagttagtgcccaaaaactcacaaaactttatttattaacaaaaaaatttaataaaaatcaagaatGGTCCTTATCAATGTACAGActggtgtgtaaaatttcaggatttttatttcattagaagtcgcgattttcttgggtgcgcgataaggttgccCACCCAGTATAATTATATCCGTCAGATCCAGAATGTTCTCCATTCACTGATTTCAACCACCTCGggaagtttacataaagagaCCTCACACATAATGTTAGCCATTGTATAAGAAACAGATGTAGCTTTAATATACTCAGtctcataaaaattgcaacaccaagaaggaatagaaattttttgatgaaacttAGCACAAATATTAGACTGTTAGCAGgtattaaatgattaaaatttgaacgtttttaatGAAGTGGtaaaggaatttttatcacttaaactcttttaccagcaagtgttgttcttccatttttttgcgtttctgacaatttttgaagtgatttttttttaattcagttaGTTATAAGTATTGTGAGAACGAAAATATGCATAGAGTACGATAAATACGAAATTaccaacaattaaacaaaaagaagCACAATTTTTGGGAAGCGACTAGgtgttttttcatttagagAAATTGCTATTTGTTGAATAGAAATTCAAGTACCATTATGCGATGTTATTAGTCATTGATTAGAGAAGGTTCAGGACAAAGCTGAAGACGAAGCAgactgaaaaaaacaaatgaaatcCAAAATGGTCATCTTCGGATTATGGCAATAATTCaagtacaagaaaattttctGACCAATGGTTGAGTTCGAAGGTCGTTGTACTTTACTTCTGACTGTTTACCATCGAATTAGGTCATTTGGACTGTTTTTTATTCATGCTATGATGACTAAAAATTCAGTCAGAGAAAATAGTACTAGGTTCTATAAGAAAATTATATGCCGAAGAAGTACATTACATTTACCATAGTTTTGCAAAAACCGTCGTGAATTGAATTAGTACGTtaggttttcaaaaataaggaGCGCGGCCCTAATTCGAACACACGTTTGAGCACACTGACCacgtttttactaaaacttgTCATTTCAAAGTCACATACGCAAACACAACTCGTTACAGAACTCCTTCATGTGCCAAGTTATGTTGTAATTTTGATCTATGATGCAGTTACAGACGCTACAGCAACGTTTGATAGAGCCAACTTTGGTTGCGGATGGATTTACGACAGGAATGGTTTGTCGCCAATTCAAATGATATTTGGGATTTGTCCGTTTAAAGTTCTCCAAACAGTTTTCGAAACACAAATAGTGAACGACTGAACCTCTTCTGACTTCGTAACGAACGACCCGTTTCTTGAAACAGTGCAGAATCATGTCGTAAAAGTAGGAGGACTTGTGGGCGTGGCATTGCCGAATAACCACGACCACATGTTCTTCTACTCTTGCGCCATCTGGAACTTACGACTCGACATTGGCAACACACTTGTAAGTCCCAAGAACTATATTTGGATATTATGAAGGTGTCACTGGGAATTGGTACGTAGCATTGCAACGTGTAGTTATATAAATACAATTCTTCCGGTTTTGGTATGATGTTTCTTGTACCCATGttctgtaataaatttaattaaggaCACTTGATGTTACAAACAACGTATAGATATTACTTGGAATTCTATTGGTTTGTTCAAGAAAAAAACGTATGATTAAGTtcattagctgtttcaaaactatacaaacgccaacgtcgcattttctctcaaaattagttgttaaaTTATTCGCACACTTCAAggaaataatagctaatgtaatttatagttacaatgaaatttttaaaataataactattttacaattttatttaagaaaataatttggtaaaatgcgacgttggcatttttatagttttggaaCAGCTAATAGAAGTAACAGAATCTCCGAAGAGAGAAAGAGATGTTCTTCCCTTTCTCTTGATTCAAACAGTTCCAAACTTGTTTCAAACTATGAGCTCTCTAGAACCTAAACCGTTTGTTCAAGATCGGACTCACACAGGTGATTCAAAACTGCCAGACTAACTCTCGAATGGTAATACAAAAAGTTCAGTTAAGCATGAAAatgaagtaattttttgttctatgcaacttgatttttaatctttaataTACCGTTCAGTTAAGCATGAAAatgaagtaatttttttttctatgcaacttgatttttaatctttaatatatttttttaactcgttTTACTTAGCAACATCAACATTATAATTGTTAAGCTTTTGTGTGCAATGatgtctttaatttttaaattaaatggtAAATGGCATAAGCACACACTTTGGCGTGAATGCGTTGATGACCAAAACGCGTCTCGGGCGAGTCCATTTAAAAAAGCTCACTTGGAGCAGTTGCAGGTGAACTGCAATGCTGACAGAGGAATTTATATCATTAACAAGCAATTGTCTCTTAAACAATCCACTAACTCATTTTGTTACACCCCTACTCGCCGTCCCCTCTTTACCCAAAAGATGGTCcgaaacttttaaattatccTGTATACtgattcaaattttattcgtAAATACAATCAAAGATCGAGTAAAAatgacacatttttttaagtacacCTGAAAAGTTAATTTCATCTCAACCGTCCAATAATTcttgataacattatttaatgtaCTCGCATTATTcagaattttaacaaataacggatctcaacaaataaaacattttttttatttgtaatttttcagtaaaaGTTTCGACAAAttatacttaaaatttggaaaagatcACATAGTCTAAGAACCGAATTAGGGTCGTCCTGGACCCATCTGCTTACCGcttgaaacttatttttaatcaaatataATATTCAAAGGAATGTATCGCGAATGTGTTGCCTAAATAATATGCTCAAGACATTGATTAAGAGGGCTAAAAAAAAGTcgaattttagacattttcttcagtatttttcaaatacGGGAACTGCTTTATACAGAATGTAAGCGAAATAAGTACATTAATTTGAACCAGTGGTAGAACTAATCAAGACGAACACTTTTTCTATGTATCATTTCTtgaaaatcacattttttaaaataattttccccCCGACAAATTAACGAGCCTTTTATGAGATGCTCCAACaaagaaaagtaataataaataatagtcgCAACCAACGGTAACCGATTCATACGGTAATCTTGTCGACTAGGTAACTTGACCAACTTTGCTTCCAGTGGCGTGTAAGAAAATTATGTAagctattaaaataattttaactcaaaaactaaaatgttttgaaaaaaaagttatttggaaaaaattattggtcTTAAGTCGTGTCACAGTGCTTGAGGTGGAAGGACGTGTTTCACATTGCGACCGAGTCAAACATAATCTAAAAGAGACTGTTCGATACGTTTTTTGTGGCTccgaaaaattttcatttttcgtgTTCTTTACGGCCCCAGGGTCTTCGTATCTTGAGAGGGCACCTTGTGCAGGGGCCATAATCGTTTGCACCCACTCGTGACTTGGTGGAGCGCTTACAAGCGTCGGTTTTGTGATTCCGAGTATCAGGAGCACATAAGTTGTAATAGTAAATAAATTGCCCCGGCACTTCCACCAAATTTCGCTTTTCGTGACTTGGCCGGGTATAAATTGTCGCATTAAATTCCTTTTTTTTGCGTTTGTGTCCTCTTTGGGCATAGGCCGTCAGAGGTTTTGCAACGATGGGGCACACTAGCCAGAGGGCGAGGGGGAGTAATGGGGCTACCGATGGGCAAGTGCAGGGGGCTAGATATAGGGATTCTATGGCGCCACAAGTAACCAAAGCGGCCGGGGATTTAATAGAGTTTGTTTGCAATGAGAAGCATAAGATTTTAAGAACGCTATTGAGTTCATAATGGCTAGTCTTGAAAAGGCTTTCAGGAGGTGTTAATATAAAATGAGCATCTTAAGGGTAAGTTGTCGGTTTATGAAGGATAGGCTGTAGTAGCTGGTCAGAATAGAGGCGGCTGTGGCGGCAGGCAAAGATGGATTGGTAGTCGGTGGAGAGGCTAAAAAGCCTTCTGAGAGAAGTGGCGCCGGCGCTGAAGGGCGTCCGTGTGCAAAGTTTGCGAACTCTTAAGGATGGGGTAGTTTTGCAGACTCTCAGCAAGGCAGAAGTTGAGGCTGTCGAGAAGTGTACTAAGCTTGAAGCACTTGGGTTTTCAACTGACAGGGTAATGGGTAGGAAACTGAGATGCTTAGTGTATGATGTTCCAAGAGAAATGACAGACGAGGATCTTCTTACTGAGTTGTATGCTAAAAACTGCGATATGGAAAATGGTAAGTTTATTGAGTGTACAAAAATTGTGAACCTCAGAAAGGTGCTTGAGCCTAAGGACGACATCAGGGTAGAAACGAATCAGGGAAACGAATTGGTAGGAAATGGATTGGAGGAGGGAGAATATATCTAGGGTTTTATTGCCTTAAGGTTAGAGAGCACCATCAGGTTCTCTGTTGTTTCCGATGTTTGGAGTTTGATCATATGGTTAGAGATTGTAAGAAATCAAAGATATGTATTAAACGTGTGGATGAGAGGCATCTGGTTACGGACTGCTGAGGGGGGACGCGTGGTTTGCAGGAAAAACGGGAAGGATGCCTCTGGACATCGAACGATGCTGGAGTTGTCCCATGTTCGTGGAGGCACAGAGGAAGATGTTGAATCGAGGCCTTAATAGCTAAATGGTGTCAGGTTAATTGTAATAGGGGTGAAAGAGCGATGAATGATCTGGGTGTGTATATGATTGAGGAAAAAGTTAGTGTGTGCCTAATACAAGAATCGTATGAATGGAAACAGAATGTAAGGGGAATGCCACCTCATTTTCGAGCGGTCTCTAGTAAGAAAGCGGCGAATAGAAGTATAGAAGTCATGGAGAATTTAGAAGGGAATGGGCTGTGTGTGCTTGGCTAAAAGGTGGCTTCGGTGAATCCGTGGTATGCTCGCTCTATTGTGTATATGGTGAAGGTATAGAGGATAAGGCTACATACCTTGAAACGCTTTTGTGTCACAGCAAAGGGGAGCGACTGggacaaaatgaaaaaatcgttCGCCGGGAGGGCCCTGGAGGAGATGATTTTAAAAGAGGGGATCGTCGTTCTATACGGACCCCTAGTGAAGAATACACGTACTCTGGTGCCGGTTGTCAGAGTGATATCGATGTTACTCTGTGTACTAGTGTGTTCTCGAGAATGGTGCGTAAATGGTGTGTGAGGAAGGAAATTAGTTGCAGTGACCGCAACCTAACTGAATTCGAGTTAGGATGTGATGAGGATCAGGGTTGTGGGTCTCCTCCCAGAAAGTGGATGGTGCGTGAGTGATTGGCCGAAGTTTAATGCATGTTTCTTGAATGAGGAGCTAGAAGTTGAGAATGAGTTTTCTTGCCTTGATGCTGAGAGTATGACTGAGCGAATGAGTAAAATGGTGCGGCGTGCGGGAGATAGGTCATTTGGTGTGAGTCAGGGATTTTCGAGCAGAAAGGTACGATGGTGGAATGAAGAGCTGGAGGGTCTTCGAGACAGATGTAGACGCTTGAGAAAAGAATTTCAACGGCTTCGAAGACATAATGCAGAGGGACAGGATGCAGCAAGGGCACAGTATATTGAAGAATGGAACGTGTATAATAATGAAATAAGGATAGCCAGGGAGGACTGGAGAAGGTTTGTGTACAGGGAAATGAGGATCCATGGGGTGGGGTTTATAAGATAATAAGGGGTAGGAAGAATAGAATTTGTATTGGAGCGGTAAGGAAGGATAACTGGGAAGTGACGGTTGGGTGGGAGGAAACGGCAAGCGCTATGTTGAACGAGTTTTTTTCTCCAGATGAGGAGGTGGGGCATGAGGTAGAGTTTGTATGGGATCAAGGGCGACATTGTCAAGCGCGTTCGACGGTGTGAATAGTTTTGGCTGGGCATGTATGAAGGATATATAATGACAGGACAAGGTAGTATAAATGCATGGTTGTATGATGACGATTGTCAGAGGTTTCTGGATGTGACTGTGGGGCCCCCCGTGAAGACTGGAAGCATGTTTTGGTTGAATGTGTGCTGTATGATGATTTAAGGGTTTTGGAAGGAATGAGATTACTTGTAGAAAATGATGAGGAGGAGAATGGTGTGAGAGAAATTGTGCTGAATGAGGATAGGTTCAAAGCGTATGTCGAGTTTGCAAGAAATCAACTAGGGATTTGGATGGAACTCCGCCCTCACCAGAGGGGAGCCATGAACTGAAGCTTGGCTCAATctcaatttatatttattgcaCAATTTGGCTCTAGGTGAAATCGCAGCGTGTGttcttttaaagtttaaagttaCTGCGATATGCGCTTGAAGTGCCGCGTATTTCCCCTTGTACTCGTAGTATTGCCaaattttctcagttttctttgttcaaaactaaaagttgtgtaTTTGCGTTCAAAACTACATTCATTGAACAaccttttgcaaaaaaattaagtttctaCTTTTACCCACGAGGAAGATATGACGatgtaaatgaaatatttgaccaattttacgtttttcaagaatttctacaaaaacgtttttttcatGATGAAGGCGACTCCAAATCGGGTCGCTGTTGCATAGTAGCAACGAATGCCATTACTAGATTTTGGCCGGTCGTAAGTTAATTCGAAATTAAGGCTATATCGAAAACCCTCTGTATACAGTGTgttccaatattaaaaaaaaacactaaagttatacttttttaactggaacagcctaaatttttttgcatttttgaatataCCTTTTCACACTAATGTTTTCAagcgaaattattattagtccATTTTgctatagttttttaataatttgattttttgacaaaaatacgcttttgttaatttattacatgAAAACTTgcgaccggtttatagaagcgtcattaatttaatccgcaattaaatgcatgattaactgatcacgtaaccaaattgaaacaatttggttgttccattcgcgttgttaagtTTTatcaacgaattaaaatttaacggaacttagaaaagtaggactttcaccATTTTAAAGAAGACAGTTGAAATCTAGTATA is a genomic window containing:
- the LOC100142059 gene encoding zinc finger MYM-type protein 2; its protein translation is MGTRNIIPKPEELYLYNYTLQCYVPIPSDTFIISKYSSWDLQVCCQCRVKRVVRYEVRRGSVVHYLCFENCLENFKRTNPKYHLNWRQTIPVVNPSATKVGSIKRCCSVCNCIIDQNYNITWHMKEFCNELCLLEFQCQFGAFCFACGTIVTFEALGTYCVSFGEDLRQFCGPVCLNKFQKTFRKCAYCLQNCPRKTDYDAASGDFFCSQQCQDRYVALTKNNRIQKCKICAKLSDSCIKFESSDFEMSYFCDQLCLTYFCRQFGTDARPCGYCGKYLPLKCMKKLTIFVYPGFQLFCSNVCSKLFIDQQKSQVPCDCCSLFKKMFDIIRVYKGNGKFGVYCSLGCLDFGQNLVFGSCDQCHVGTIQKFSFPMADFSIANFCTLQCLVEFKCTTSNQIVLHYLQKTLNLNNNLDELTSVKKRLQELKNRAGRKQSDASIKNHVKEPPSKSKEINRDKIETKTASNSDNLKPEEVRSKPSFECYLSESEFAIKLFNYWLVTEIKSDKMAIEMNSKQLCDALAQFVRETERPDGNKFAADTMYSLCLGIQRYLLNNGSDENIFYDPRFQKFQKCFEKIVTIEIPHCLVGTKIQEDLLWETKQFGDHNPDVLVHTLIYLFTKHLKLSTVDQHMGLSFRQISSQFSNQKKNSRGTVMITYCVQNGCKKQNQTFILQRDVTNPTRCLMRLCQFYLNRCPSRKKLNDQCFYLESQGMGNRVWFNTRSLSYARIEKCLNLMKTIKELSDVFA